A portion of the Bacillus sp. es.034 genome contains these proteins:
- a CDS encoding M20 family metallopeptidase has protein sequence MEEVVQFIKDKEAEMVDLLKQIVEHETPTANKELTDKLGAWIAEQFTRLTGGRTETIVNEQYGNHIRAEWGEGEEQILFLAHFDTVWPEGTIQEKPFRIVDGKAFGPGVFDMKGGIIQGLFAVHALHSLGKKLNKRVVFLFNSDEELGSPTSQELIEKEAARSERVFVLEPAMSTEGALKTSRKGVGIFQLKVDGKPAHSGIDPEKGVSAIGEIASQISYLHSLTDLSIGTTVNVGTVNGGTSSNVIAATAVAEIDLRVKAQEEFERVIPMIENLEPQDERTSLVVTGGINRPPLERTEEVRKMFQNAKSLAEQYLGFELKEKETGGGSDGNFSAQLAPTLDGLGAVGDGAHANHEHLIVKEMPVRSALVALLLLEFGK, from the coding sequence TTGGAAGAGGTAGTACAGTTTATCAAAGATAAAGAAGCCGAGATGGTGGATCTGCTGAAGCAGATTGTGGAACATGAAACACCAACTGCAAATAAAGAACTGACAGACAAACTTGGTGCCTGGATTGCAGAGCAGTTTACGAGGTTGACGGGAGGCAGAACGGAGACGATTGTTAACGAACAATACGGAAACCATATCAGAGCTGAATGGGGCGAAGGAGAGGAACAAATTCTGTTCCTTGCTCACTTTGATACCGTGTGGCCGGAAGGGACAATTCAGGAGAAGCCTTTCAGAATTGTGGATGGAAAGGCCTTCGGGCCAGGAGTTTTCGACATGAAGGGAGGCATCATTCAAGGGCTTTTCGCTGTTCATGCCCTTCACTCCCTAGGGAAGAAGTTAAATAAACGTGTCGTATTTTTGTTCAATAGTGATGAGGAACTGGGAAGTCCCACTTCTCAAGAATTGATAGAGAAAGAAGCGGCCAGGAGTGAAAGGGTATTTGTCTTGGAGCCTGCGATGTCAACGGAAGGTGCGTTAAAAACATCAAGGAAAGGTGTCGGTATTTTTCAATTGAAGGTCGACGGAAAACCAGCACATTCCGGAATTGATCCGGAGAAAGGGGTAAGTGCAATAGGAGAGATAGCGTCTCAAATCAGTTATTTACATAGCCTGACGGATCTCTCCATCGGGACAACGGTGAACGTAGGAACAGTCAATGGCGGAACGTCCTCCAATGTCATCGCGGCAACCGCTGTGGCGGAAATTGATCTTCGTGTTAAAGCACAGGAGGAGTTTGAACGGGTCATTCCGATGATTGAAAATCTTGAACCACAAGATGAAAGAACCAGCCTTGTTGTAACAGGGGGAATCAACCGCCCTCCTCTTGAAAGAACCGAGGAGGTCAGGAAGATGTTCCAGAACGCGAAGTCATTGGCGGAACAATACTTAGGATTTGAATTGAAGGAAAAAGAAACGGGGGGCGGCAGTGATGGCAACTTCTCGGCACAGCTCGCACCTACCCTGGACGGACTTGGAGCAGTAGGAGACGGGGCTCACGCAAACCATGAACATTTGATTGTAAAGGAAATGCCGGTGCGCAGTGCTTTGGTAGCCCTGCTGCTGCTGGAATTCGGAAAGTAA
- a CDS encoding M28 family peptidase, with the protein MGEIVSDQSLLDKVSQEKLMEYTRTISSEVRLSGSEEEWRAFLYAKGVLDELGLRTKLKTSKAFVSWPISADMKVDGVSYPCITHSMAVSTGGEGLSGEIVYIGAGTDEEYESAEVKGKVLLIDGLAIPGAVAKAQEEGAKGLVFINAEYTHEMIVSTVWGNPTPQKQNQYPNLPVISINYADGEKVKQKLKGKESLPIWFKTEVETGWKDIPTLEAELKGTDPTGSFVLFSGHIDSWHYGAMDNGTANAVMLEVARVLSEEKVELNRSLRFAFWSGHSHGRYAGSALYCDENWEELYESCVLHVNIDSVGAKESVVLTEGNCMAETKDIAGQVIKDQVSEEYEGSRFGRAGDQSFWGPGVPSLLMGLSEQVPATTAAAQAFTRLFGAGKGGGFGWWWHTTEDTMDKIDPEFLERDCRIYLSIIDKACTSDVLPIDQRKAVEELKSHLVHYQEAAPELKKLSIALSRISQLHNKIKSVYERIESENLSDEQLAEANRWIHSLSKGLVHLNYVGGNVFDHDQAMGQPPIPLLADILKWKEITENEPEHFVFLTGINRNLNQVNFILKELLEKAGQTSLLKEG; encoded by the coding sequence ATGGGTGAAATTGTATCGGACCAAAGCTTACTGGATAAAGTCAGCCAAGAAAAATTGATGGAATATACAAGGACAATTTCTTCCGAAGTCCGTTTGTCGGGGTCTGAGGAGGAATGGAGAGCGTTTTTATACGCTAAAGGGGTACTGGACGAATTGGGATTGAGGACGAAGTTGAAGACAAGTAAAGCCTTTGTCAGCTGGCCGATCTCAGCCGATATGAAAGTGGACGGTGTATCTTACCCATGTATTACCCATTCTATGGCCGTATCGACTGGCGGAGAGGGATTGAGCGGGGAGATAGTCTATATTGGGGCTGGAACAGATGAAGAATATGAGTCGGCAGAAGTGAAGGGCAAGGTGCTTTTGATTGACGGGCTGGCTATCCCAGGAGCAGTGGCAAAGGCACAGGAAGAAGGGGCAAAAGGGCTTGTATTCATCAATGCAGAGTACACTCATGAGATGATCGTTTCGACTGTATGGGGAAATCCGACTCCGCAAAAGCAGAACCAGTATCCAAATCTCCCTGTCATTTCAATTAACTACGCAGACGGAGAAAAAGTGAAGCAAAAGTTGAAAGGTAAAGAGAGCCTCCCGATTTGGTTTAAGACCGAGGTGGAAACAGGGTGGAAGGACATCCCTACATTGGAAGCTGAACTGAAGGGGACAGATCCAACTGGATCATTTGTACTGTTCAGCGGACATATCGATTCATGGCATTACGGCGCAATGGATAATGGAACTGCCAATGCGGTGATGTTAGAGGTGGCCAGGGTTCTATCCGAAGAAAAAGTGGAGTTGAACCGGTCTCTGCGTTTCGCTTTCTGGTCCGGCCACTCCCACGGACGGTATGCGGGCTCGGCCTTATACTGTGATGAAAACTGGGAGGAATTGTATGAGTCTTGTGTCTTACATGTAAATATTGATTCGGTCGGGGCCAAGGAGTCGGTTGTTTTGACAGAAGGAAACTGTATGGCTGAAACGAAGGATATAGCCGGGCAGGTGATCAAGGATCAAGTGTCTGAAGAATACGAAGGCTCCCGATTTGGAAGAGCCGGAGACCAATCTTTTTGGGGGCCTGGAGTTCCTTCCTTATTAATGGGCTTATCCGAACAAGTACCGGCCACGACCGCTGCTGCACAAGCATTTACCCGATTGTTTGGCGCTGGCAAAGGCGGTGGATTCGGCTGGTGGTGGCATACCACTGAAGATACGATGGATAAAATTGATCCCGAATTTCTAGAGAGGGATTGCAGAATCTACCTTTCTATTATCGACAAAGCCTGCACAAGTGACGTGCTGCCGATTGATCAGCGGAAAGCGGTAGAAGAACTGAAATCTCATCTGGTTCACTATCAAGAAGCAGCCCCGGAGCTGAAGAAGCTTTCTATTGCTCTAAGCAGAATCAGCCAGCTGCATAATAAAATCAAGAGTGTCTATGAAAGGATAGAATCTGAGAATCTATCAGACGAACAGCTGGCCGAAGCCAATCGCTGGATTCATTCGCTTTCCAAAGGGCTCGTCCACCTTAACTATGTTGGCGGAAATGTATTTGATCACGATCAGGCGATGGGGCAACCGCCGATTCCTTTGCTTGCCGACATTTTAAAATGGAAAGAGATCACTGAAAACGAGCCGGAACACTTTGTATTTCTGACAGGCATAAATCGAAACCTGAATCAGGTCAACTTTATTTTGAAGGAGCTTTTGGAGAAAGCGGGTCAAACGAGCTTACTGAAGGAGGGGTAG
- a CDS encoding NADH:flavin oxidoreductase/NADH oxidase, protein MAGLFDSYQLKDLLLKNRIVLSPMCQYQAKNEKGIPEMWHMIHLVSRAIGGTGLVLTEMTNVEARGRITENCLGIYSDEQMEEFKKINEQIHHHGAKSGIQIAHAGRKSVIKNGDIVGPSAIPFSPDSPVPRELSKGEIEEIIEAFYLGAKRSVAAGFDTIEIHGAHGYLLHQFLSPASNHRNDEFGDPAEFPVRVIKAIKEAVPDTMPVMFRISAVEYVEGGYSFEDTLSNCKKFIAAGVDLFDVSTGANSPIKPVVYPGYQVKYAARIKQELKIPVMSVGKLETPQLAEAVVQDGLADLICIGKGMLRQPYWAKEAAEVLSKELDLPGVYNMGF, encoded by the coding sequence ATGGCGGGTCTATTTGACTCTTATCAATTGAAGGATCTTTTGCTGAAAAATAGAATCGTTCTATCTCCGATGTGTCAGTACCAGGCAAAAAATGAAAAAGGGATTCCGGAGATGTGGCATATGATTCACTTGGTTTCCCGTGCCATCGGAGGTACAGGTCTGGTCCTGACGGAAATGACCAATGTCGAGGCGAGGGGAAGGATTACAGAGAATTGCTTAGGGATCTACAGTGATGAACAAATGGAGGAATTCAAAAAGATCAATGAGCAGATTCATCACCACGGTGCCAAGAGCGGCATCCAGATTGCTCATGCGGGCAGGAAATCTGTCATTAAAAATGGAGATATCGTCGGTCCATCAGCGATTCCTTTTTCACCTGATTCTCCGGTGCCGAGAGAGTTGAGCAAGGGTGAAATTGAAGAGATCATTGAAGCCTTTTATCTTGGGGCGAAAAGGTCGGTGGCAGCAGGCTTTGATACTATCGAAATCCATGGTGCCCATGGATATCTTCTTCATCAGTTCCTTTCCCCGGCTTCCAATCACCGGAATGATGAGTTTGGCGACCCTGCTGAGTTTCCAGTCAGAGTCATCAAAGCCATCAAAGAGGCAGTGCCGGATACTATGCCGGTCATGTTCAGGATTTCTGCCGTCGAGTATGTGGAAGGCGGTTATTCCTTTGAAGATACACTGTCAAACTGCAAGAAGTTCATCGCGGCGGGGGTGGATCTGTTTGATGTCAGTACAGGGGCAAACTCACCGATAAAACCGGTTGTCTACCCGGGGTATCAAGTGAAATATGCTGCAAGGATCAAGCAGGAATTAAAGATTCCTGTCATGTCGGTCGGAAAGCTTGAAACCCCGCAGCTCGCTGAAGCGGTTGTTCAGGATGGGCTGGCAGATCTGATTTGTATCGGAAAAGGCATGCTCCGTCAGCCTTATTGGGCAAAAGAGGCTGCTGAAGTATTGAGCAAGGAACTTGACCTCCCAGGGGTCTATAATATGGGATTCTAA
- a CDS encoding 2-dehydropantoate 2-reductase, protein MKITIIGAGAIGGVVGAYLAKAGEDIQFVDINSEHVNTMNEKGLTISVKENTFTVPVKAFTMEELVKSDQELEVVFLCVKALHTKEAVKQFKHLLREDSFVVSFQNGLCEYEIAEEIGADRTVGCFINLFADYQEPGLIEYGGVGSLYIGEVNGPVTSRVEKLISLLAAWGEAKATDNILGYLWSKLSYGAVLTATATTNETIADVLDNPQYHELIVNLTREVISVAERKGIVPKSFDDWEPKVVAHSDYDGVREQLHILTKRLRGYTKTRTGIWRDLAVRKRKTEVPQQLLPVIADGRKLNLELPLTTALVQMILDIELGKRQMQIDNLDELARLSDASSVS, encoded by the coding sequence ATGAAAATTACAATCATCGGAGCTGGAGCGATAGGCGGGGTCGTTGGCGCTTACTTAGCAAAAGCAGGAGAAGACATCCAGTTTGTGGATATTAATTCAGAACATGTGAACACCATGAATGAAAAGGGATTGACCATATCAGTCAAAGAAAATACGTTTACCGTCCCAGTTAAAGCTTTTACGATGGAGGAACTGGTTAAATCTGATCAAGAGCTCGAGGTTGTCTTTTTATGTGTAAAAGCCTTGCATACGAAAGAAGCAGTGAAACAGTTCAAACACTTGCTTCGGGAAGATTCCTTTGTGGTTTCGTTTCAAAATGGCTTATGTGAATATGAAATAGCTGAGGAAATCGGTGCGGATAGGACAGTGGGCTGTTTTATTAACCTGTTCGCAGACTACCAGGAGCCCGGTCTTATTGAATATGGCGGAGTGGGAAGCTTGTATATAGGAGAAGTGAATGGACCTGTGACGTCCAGAGTCGAAAAGCTGATATCCCTGCTGGCTGCCTGGGGAGAAGCAAAAGCGACAGACAACATTTTAGGCTATTTATGGAGCAAACTATCGTACGGGGCGGTATTGACAGCCACCGCTACTACCAATGAAACGATCGCAGATGTTCTTGATAACCCGCAGTATCATGAATTAATCGTTAATCTCACAAGGGAGGTAATAAGTGTAGCGGAGAGGAAGGGAATCGTCCCGAAAAGCTTTGATGACTGGGAGCCAAAAGTTGTTGCACATTCAGATTATGATGGCGTGAGGGAACAGCTTCATATACTCACCAAACGGTTGCGTGGTTACACCAAAACCAGAACAGGAATCTGGCGTGATCTTGCAGTCAGAAAAAGAAAAACGGAAGTCCCTCAGCAGCTCCTGCCCGTCATTGCAGATGGCCGAAAGCTGAATCTTGAACTTCCTCTCACAACTGCACTCGTCCAGATGATATTAGATATTGAACTGGGAAAGAGGCAGATGCAGATCGACAATTTGGATGAACTTGCAAGATTGTCGGATGCTTCTAGTGTGTCGTAA
- a CDS encoding sigma-54-dependent transcriptional regulator: MQKIIKILGIAPYEELRYSMENVGSTFTNLLLKTYTGDLQEGKNLALKEIHNDYDIVISRGGTADLIRKNISIPVIDVSISVYDIIGAIKLATNYTSKFAIVGYSSITETAHLICDILDYSVEIYTIDDSSDTLSLLRSLESSGIELVLCDAITNKLALEISFNTILITSGSESIKHTFEQAIELTTHLQKFKLQNSLFIEAIENSKTDCLILSSQFELIYSSLDPQINDSIYHYLLNKKENTPFNESHTYYHSIHNTLYNLKVTISNKTDDTYYIVTVQKSVTPIMSSKFGVTYEDKSEVEQKINKNLYKNPIITYEIAEKIKQINSSNSPIIVLGERGTGKEIVSQSVFTSQNTNNHTLISINSNLLNDTMWKHLLNTSNGPFLKVGNTIQFNYFDKISNENLEKLLTIMESTNFHLNNRLIIFCEKTSEGITSESYKELMRRVNCISLHLPALRERKNEISVILTIFLNKVNIENNTDILGYEPKALAALSQFNWPGNFQQLKQVLTELVFLSKSLYISSTNVNSILSKQKIVGNIPHTEEGMNISLNSSKTLHEFNLELIKLVIDQHNGNQTLAAEQLGISRTTLWRYLNK, translated from the coding sequence ATGCAAAAGATAATCAAAATCCTTGGTATCGCACCTTATGAAGAGTTAAGATACTCAATGGAAAATGTAGGATCTACTTTCACTAACCTTTTGCTCAAAACGTATACTGGGGATTTACAGGAAGGGAAGAATCTGGCCCTGAAGGAAATTCATAACGATTACGATATTGTCATATCACGGGGAGGTACAGCCGACCTAATCAGGAAGAATATATCCATCCCAGTTATCGATGTTTCAATATCTGTTTATGACATAATAGGAGCAATCAAATTAGCAACGAACTATACCTCTAAATTTGCCATTGTAGGGTATTCAAGTATTACTGAAACGGCCCATTTGATCTGTGACATATTGGATTACTCTGTAGAGATCTATACGATAGATGATTCAAGTGATACGTTAAGTCTACTAAGATCACTAGAAAGCAGCGGCATTGAATTAGTTCTTTGCGATGCCATAACGAATAAACTGGCACTGGAAATTTCGTTTAATACAATCCTTATTACATCAGGAAGTGAAAGCATTAAACATACTTTTGAACAAGCAATAGAGCTGACTACCCACCTTCAAAAATTTAAATTACAAAACAGCTTATTTATAGAAGCAATTGAAAATTCCAAAACGGACTGCTTGATTTTATCCAGTCAGTTTGAATTGATTTATTCAAGTTTAGATCCGCAAATTAATGACTCCATCTATCACTATTTGCTGAATAAAAAAGAGAACACTCCATTCAATGAATCACATACTTATTACCATTCAATACACAACACTCTATATAACTTAAAAGTAACGATTTCAAATAAGACTGATGATACTTACTATATTGTAACGGTCCAAAAATCGGTAACACCGATCATGAGCTCTAAATTCGGAGTTACATATGAAGATAAGTCAGAAGTGGAACAAAAAATAAATAAAAACTTATACAAAAATCCTATTATCACGTACGAAATCGCCGAGAAAATCAAACAAATCAACTCAAGTAATTCGCCGATAATCGTACTGGGAGAAAGAGGCACCGGGAAAGAGATCGTTTCGCAAAGTGTATTCACCAGCCAAAATACTAACAATCATACATTGATTTCGATTAATTCCAACTTACTCAATGATACAATGTGGAAACATCTTTTAAACACAAGTAACGGCCCTTTCCTTAAAGTTGGTAATACAATTCAATTTAACTACTTTGATAAAATTTCAAATGAAAACCTCGAAAAGTTACTCACGATTATGGAATCTACGAACTTCCACTTAAATAATCGACTGATCATTTTTTGCGAAAAAACGTCTGAGGGAATTACATCAGAATCCTATAAAGAATTAATGAGAAGAGTGAATTGTATAAGTCTTCATCTTCCTGCATTAAGAGAAAGAAAAAATGAAATCTCAGTGATATTAACGATATTTCTAAACAAGGTAAATATTGAAAATAATACCGATATCCTCGGGTACGAGCCCAAGGCACTGGCTGCCCTTTCCCAATTTAATTGGCCAGGGAATTTCCAACAATTAAAACAAGTCCTAACCGAATTAGTATTCTTATCTAAATCCCTCTATATATCGAGCACTAATGTCAATAGTATACTGAGCAAGCAGAAAATTGTTGGGAATATTCCTCATACAGAAGAAGGAATGAATATTTCATTGAACAGCAGCAAAACCTTACATGAATTTAATTTAGAGCTGATTAAGCTGGTCATTGACCAGCATAACGGCAACCAGACTTTAGCAGCTGAGCAGCTTGGCATCAGCCGGACAACATTGTGGAGGTATTTAAATAAATAA
- a CDS encoding four-carbon acid sugar kinase family protein: MIRVLIIADDFTGALDTGVQFSNYGVHTVVTSDLEFEFDETTDGIEVLVFNTESRYLNKNEAYEVIKKIALKAKEENIQYIFKKVDSALRGNVASELKALSDVFEDGPIPFIPAYPEQNRYSCEGILLIDSVPVNESVFGKDPYEPVTESHIPALLLKEAELTTYITKKYTIPPNEERILLMESHSDEEMVSQGNDLLMNGALNITVGCAGFAKALAHIIYKKRDTPEDDSYLSLLIVCGSVNPVTKKQIVFAEMNGFERISLMIEQLWDKHYWDTVKGQENINRYLKNESPLMFETFGNVSEDQVNRLADQSHELRFRIAQSLGYLVKNLMSKGNKRTWLFTGGDTLFQSMRVLGITEVKPLKELFPGIVLGTIDFQEEKHYVITKSGGFGDEDLFVKLNELNKERGDAKYVESV, from the coding sequence ATGATAAGGGTACTTATAATTGCCGATGATTTTACGGGAGCACTTGATACTGGCGTCCAGTTCTCTAATTACGGTGTTCATACTGTAGTGACCTCTGATTTAGAGTTTGAATTTGATGAAACGACAGATGGAATAGAAGTGCTGGTTTTTAATACGGAATCAAGGTATTTGAATAAAAATGAAGCATATGAAGTGATTAAGAAGATAGCCTTAAAAGCTAAGGAAGAAAATATTCAATATATCTTTAAGAAAGTTGATTCAGCCTTAAGAGGAAATGTCGCTTCTGAGTTGAAGGCATTGAGTGATGTTTTCGAAGATGGACCCATTCCTTTTATACCGGCGTACCCGGAACAAAATCGCTACAGCTGCGAAGGAATATTACTTATAGATTCTGTACCAGTAAATGAAAGCGTTTTTGGGAAAGATCCATACGAACCAGTAACGGAAAGCCATATCCCGGCTCTTCTGCTGAAAGAAGCAGAACTAACAACATATATTACAAAAAAATATACCATCCCGCCAAATGAAGAAAGAATTTTGTTAATGGAAAGCCACTCTGATGAGGAGATGGTATCTCAAGGAAATGACCTATTAATGAATGGTGCATTGAATATAACGGTGGGATGTGCAGGGTTTGCTAAAGCATTGGCACATATTATTTATAAAAAAAGGGATACACCCGAAGACGATAGTTACCTTTCATTATTGATTGTATGTGGAAGTGTTAATCCGGTAACAAAGAAACAAATTGTTTTTGCGGAAATGAATGGTTTCGAAAGAATATCTTTAATGATCGAGCAGCTTTGGGATAAGCACTATTGGGATACAGTAAAGGGGCAAGAAAATATAAACCGCTATTTAAAAAATGAAAGCCCTTTAATGTTTGAAACCTTTGGGAATGTATCGGAAGATCAAGTGAATCGGCTGGCTGATCAAAGTCATGAACTAAGATTCAGGATAGCACAGTCACTCGGATATTTAGTGAAAAATCTTATGTCAAAAGGTAATAAGAGAACATGGTTATTTACTGGGGGAGATACCTTATTTCAATCGATGAGAGTATTGGGGATTACAGAAGTTAAACCTCTGAAAGAATTATTCCCTGGAATTGTTCTTGGGACGATTGATTTTCAGGAGGAAAAACATTATGTCATTACCAAATCAGGAGGATTCGGTGATGAAGATCTATTTGTAAAATTAAATGAATTGAATAAAGAAAGAGGAGATGCGAAATATGTTGAATCAGTTTAA